The region TCTATATTTGAACAGATTTGTGAAAACcgtcagggttagggttacaaGAACTGAAGGTGTCTGGTCTACATTTAGAGATGTAATGCTAATTTGCACAACTATTAATTGTGTGGCCCCTTTTACTGTTGTGGTATTTTTCGGAAATACCTATGTTACGTTCTTTTTCACGTAGATGATCCGAGATGGTAATTAGTTACTAGTCCAACAGAAAAATGGTGCGAAGCATAAATTTAACACAAATATTTACACTTAATCAAAGGTCCCATGATCTATAGATCTGGCTTCCGGGTCTGGCTTTGACATCCTGAAGACTCTTGTTCGTCTTGTACTCTGCCATCAACTTCGTACAACGCTGGTCTTTCTCCTCGTCACTGTATAAATCTAATTTATACTTTGTTGGCGACATTCTTGGTGCATATTTTAGTAGCTCGGAGTTTGTAAGTTTTTCCATTTCCTTTAAGCTTTCTCTACTTGAATCACTCCCGTCTAAATTTACTCCCATTTCCTGTTGCAGTGCCATTATTTCTTCAAACACTTTTGGATTGTATGATGATCCCTCAGTCTCTAGATCATCCACTTCGCTCGATGACGGATCTAACTGGTACGGTTCGTCCGATCGTCTTCCTCTCCCACTCAATCGCATTTGTGCATGAGCTTTTGAATAATCCTCCGGCCGCAAACGATCGGGATTCTCGTAGCTATCCCGCGAGGACGCATAACCGCTCGAAGTGCGGTCGGTTGAAGTTCGATCGCTCGAAACTGATGAACGAGCCGAAACTGCAAGATGCACAGGTCGAAGAGTGGAATTGGAAAAACTCTCCCGAGGAGAGGCATATCCACTCGAGGCACGATCGAGGGATGTTCGAGAACTTAATCGAGATCGGACCCCTCGAGGTGAGTCGATACTATTTGTTTCGCTGGAGGATACTGGAACCGAGCCAATCCCACTGGATGCATTTGAGGATGAGCGCGatacacgatttttttcctGGAAGAACGGATCGCAGACTTTCAGCTGTTCCATAGTGTCAACTCGTTCCATGGGATTTAAGTTCAAGTCTGTGACTGAAGGAGGCTTTTTATCCTTATAAACAGGTGGAGAGTATTTTCGTGATCGATCTCGACTCCGTTGCCCTCCACGTTCATCTGATGAAGACTCTGACTCTATTGACTTCAATTTTGTAACCGCCCGAGGCACGGCCGAAGCAACAGCATTATTTGTTGCCTCACTCGGCTTCCTGTCGTAACGTTTTCGGGCAATCTCTCTGTCACTCTCCGTTTCTGAAAGCGATGCTAAGGAAATTGCAGGAGAGACGGTGTTTTCCGAGTCTGTATCGACTGCATTCGAATTGCGATGTGAGTCGTAAGGTTTACCGAGAGGTGGTTCTTTCCATTCTTTCCGCTGATCAGTAAAGGAACGCCTCAATGTGTCTGATTTATCGAGATGAAGGTATGAGGAAGATTCTGTAGCGGGAACTGTTCTTTCTTCCCCAAGCTTCAGAGTTGGATAGTTAGAATAATCATCCGACTCCTCCTCTGCGTCGCACGTGCAACGCACCTTCGGATCCGAATCCTGCTCCGAAATGGGCCGTAGCTTGCCTTCGTACAACGAATGAGGCCGATGCCGCCTCGTCCGCCCTCGTCTCGATGAGTCCCCCGAGTCGGAATCGGATCCTTTACCATCGCTGTTGTTATTTGTATCCTGTCGTTTGCTGAAAACCGCTGGAGTCGACCAATGGTGCGGCTGTCTACGTCCCAAGGTTCCGTTACCTCGAGGGGTATCCCGTTCTCGCGGACTTTCCTCCTTTATAGGCGTGAAGCGTGGGTTTTGAAAATATCCACTGGTTGCTTTTCCCTCCGGAAGGCTCATATTCGAACCAAATCTAGGTACGGCCTTGCATCCTACTTGTTCACGCGAAACCTTTCTACCGTTGATTTCAGTGGGTGACCTGTGAATCGAGTCCTTCGACCCGATGTCAGCTTTGCAAAACTGATCGAAAGAATCCCGTACCTCACGGGATGCGGGCTTAGAGAGCGTACAGTCGTACCAAGCAGACTGTCCATCGCGAGTTTCAAAATCGCCAAAGAAACGAACTTTCTCAGAATCTACTGAAGAAACTTCCGGTGAGTGAGAAGGTGATGTGCTGTTTAGCAGGTTACTATAACGCAACATATCTCCGCCGTAGCGTCCGTCATGACCCGTTAACATAaagtcttcttcttttctcaTCTTCGCGTACTTGTTGTATGGATCATTGGTGTCGCTGATATCCGGAACAAATCGTACAGATTCGGGTCGCAGTTTGATCTCGGCATCAAGAAAATCCTCTTCTGATTCTTCTGGTTCCGTTGCCTCAGAGCTTAAAAGCAAATAAGACT is a window of Montipora capricornis isolate CH-2021 chromosome 13, ASM3666992v2, whole genome shotgun sequence DNA encoding:
- the LOC138028403 gene encoding protein turtle homolog B-like isoform X2, coding for MSWFIFWMCCFCTSFQRGSTQGSDPGGGRLPPLEIKVRLGSDAILQCDAVKPGQDSQLLEWRRNGSKSAVFMKFMEFTPIIDPRYSRRLHMINSSAILLSSAKESDAGIYRCRTMQSGAESSIITHGRWIVVKVTGKAGLPSRRKTVVEKYPAALDCQTDRDLPTGKVIYDWTKDGSDATTSDRATIIASGALFIKPTHRTDNGVYQCTAKTVDSNGLVSYAGAKTFLDVQYAPEIQNMPAVLAVAEGSDARLPCVSVANPATEFTNWTKHGEDVRSARFAVLEKGSLLIQDVRRTDAGEYACTPYNKVGAGITEITRLVLKDVPRFIVAPPSIMTLRVNDDVTLLCEALSESPVTMSWEREGVPLPAGRAIAKSGKLTIKGIQKGDYGVYTCVASSDDGKASHSTTLAVISTPSKPSIISVLFNDSTAVLRWRPGYDGGYPQHMEVWYRLSSDDDYDWLQSPYLSASVTSYRISDLQTRQPYLFSIRGINREGAGYFSDMVEAKAFKTEVNRDPEKSDFPLAPENVIVNITKDGYYVSWKYTDVPGRPPLEKFIVEYREGNHSSTWFPANDAVPAERRIYLFSAERAEADKSYDFRVFSYGANEHSNAAYVTMRYEIASPVFSTHSDGSDIIPIVGGVLGTIFGVLLIVLIYFCCFRKKKRDKLTINSGSKKVQFVFSGSEATEPEESEEDFLDAEIKLRPESVRFVPDISDTNDPYNKYAKMRKEEDFMLTGHDGRYGGDMLRYSNLLNSTSPSHSPEVSSVDSEKVRFFGDFETRDGQSAWYDCTLSKPASREVRDSFDQFCKADIGSKDSIHRSPTEINGRKVSREQVGCKAVPRFGSNMSLPEGKATSGYFQNPRFTPIKEESPRERDTPRGNGTLGRRQPHHWSTPAVFSKRQDTNNNSDGKGSDSDSGDSSRRGRTRRHRPHSLYEGKLRPISEQDSDPKVRCTCDAEEESDDYSNYPTLKLGEERTVPATESSSYLHLDKSDTLRRSFTDQRKEWKEPPLGKPYDSHRNSNAVDTDSENTVSPAISLASLSETESDREIARKRYDRKPSEATNNAVASAVPRAVTKLKSIESESSSDERGGQRSRDRSRKYSPPVYKDKKPPSVTDLNLNPMERVDTMEQLKVCDPFFQEKNRVSRSSSNASSGIGSVPVSSSETNSIDSPRGVRSRLSSRTSLDRASSGYASPRESFSNSTLRPVHLAVSARSSVSSDRTSTDRTSSGYASSRDSYENPDRLRPEDYSKAHAQMRLSGRGRRSDEPYQLDPSSSEVDDLETEGSSYNPKVFEEIMALQQEMGVNLDGSDSSRESLKEMEKLTNSELLKYAPRMSPTKYKLDLYSDEEKDQRCTKLMAEYKTNKSLQDVKARPGSQIYRSWDL
- the LOC138028403 gene encoding uncharacterized protein isoform X3, yielding MWLTLVGRKQTSWLLVILLILGASSQGKAGLPSRRKTVVEKYPAALDCQTDRDLPTGKVIYDWTKDGSDATTSDRATIIASGALFIKPTHRTDNGVYQCTAKTVDSNGLVSYAGAKTFLDVQYAPEIQNMPAVLAVAEGSDARLPCVSVANPATEFTNWTKHGEDVRSARFAVLEKGSLLIQDVRRTDAGEYACTPYNKVGAGITEITRLVLKDVPRFIVAPPSIMTLRVNDDVTLLCEALSESPVTMSWEREGVPLPAGRAIAKSGKLTIKGIQKGDYGVYTCVASSDDGKASHSTTLAVISTPSKPSIISVLFNDSTAVLRWRPGYDGGYPQHMEVWYRLSSDDDYDWLQSPYLSASVTSYRISDLQTRQPYLFSIRGINREGAGYFSDMVEAKAFKTEVNRDPEKSDFPLAPENVIVNITKDGYYVSWKYTDVPGRPPLEKFIVEYREGNHSSTWFPANDAVPAERRIYLFSAERAEADKSYDFRVFSYGANEHSNAAYVTMRYEIASPVFSTHSDGSDIIPIVGGVLGTIFGVLLIVLIYFCCFRKKKRDKLTINSGSKKVQFVFSGSEATEPEESEEDFLDAEIKLRPESVRFVPDISDTNDPYNKYAKMRKEEDFMLTGHDGRYGGDMLRYSNLLNSTSPSHSPEVSSVDSEKVRFFGDFETRDGQSAWYDCTLSKPASREVRDSFDQFCKADIGSKDSIHRSPTEINGRKVSREQVGCKAVPRFGSNMSLPEGKATSGYFQNPRFTPIKEESPRERDTPRGNGTLGRRQPHHWSTPAVFSKRQDTNNNSDGKGSDSDSGDSSRRGRTRRHRPHSLYEGKLRPISEQDSDPKVRCTCDAEEESDDYSNYPTLKLGEERTVPATESSSYLHLDKSDTLRRSFTDQRKEWKEPPLGKPYDSHRNSNAVDTDSENTVSPAISLASLSETESDREIARKRYDRKPSEATNNAVASAVPRAVTKLKSIESESSSDERGGQRSRDRSRKYSPPVYKDKKPPSVTDLNLNPMERVDTMEQLKVCDPFFQEKNRVSRSSSNASSGIGSVPVSSSETNSIDSPRGVRSRLSSRTSLDRASSGYASPRESFSNSTLRPVHLAVSARSSVSSDRTSTDRTSSGYASSRDSYENPDRLRPEDYSKAHAQMRLSGRGRRSDEPYQLDPSSSEVDDLETEGSSYNPKVFEEIMALQQEMGVNLDGSDSSRESLKEMEKLTNSELLKYAPRMSPTKYKLDLYSDEEKDQRCTKLMAEYKTNKSLQDVKARPGSQIYRSWDL
- the LOC138028403 gene encoding uncharacterized protein isoform X1 codes for the protein MRYSLLVKLVASLVVSLRAFDWNFYVSKSHLSYCSTQGSDPGGGRLPPLEIKVRLGSDAILQCDAVKPGQDSQLLEWRRNGSKSAVFMKFMEFTPIIDPRYSRRLHMINSSAILLSSAKESDAGIYRCRTMQSGAESSIITHGRWIVVKVTGKAGLPSRRKTVVEKYPAALDCQTDRDLPTGKVIYDWTKDGSDATTSDRATIIASGALFIKPTHRTDNGVYQCTAKTVDSNGLVSYAGAKTFLDVQYAPEIQNMPAVLAVAEGSDARLPCVSVANPATEFTNWTKHGEDVRSARFAVLEKGSLLIQDVRRTDAGEYACTPYNKVGAGITEITRLVLKDVPRFIVAPPSIMTLRVNDDVTLLCEALSESPVTMSWEREGVPLPAGRAIAKSGKLTIKGIQKGDYGVYTCVASSDDGKASHSTTLAVISTPSKPSIISVLFNDSTAVLRWRPGYDGGYPQHMEVWYRLSSDDDYDWLQSPYLSASVTSYRISDLQTRQPYLFSIRGINREGAGYFSDMVEAKAFKTEVNRDPEKSDFPLAPENVIVNITKDGYYVSWKYTDVPGRPPLEKFIVEYREGNHSSTWFPANDAVPAERRIYLFSAERAEADKSYDFRVFSYGANEHSNAAYVTMRYEIASPVFSTHSDGSDIIPIVGGVLGTIFGVLLIVLIYFCCFRKKKRDKLTINSGSKKVQFVFSGSEATEPEESEEDFLDAEIKLRPESVRFVPDISDTNDPYNKYAKMRKEEDFMLTGHDGRYGGDMLRYSNLLNSTSPSHSPEVSSVDSEKVRFFGDFETRDGQSAWYDCTLSKPASREVRDSFDQFCKADIGSKDSIHRSPTEINGRKVSREQVGCKAVPRFGSNMSLPEGKATSGYFQNPRFTPIKEESPRERDTPRGNGTLGRRQPHHWSTPAVFSKRQDTNNNSDGKGSDSDSGDSSRRGRTRRHRPHSLYEGKLRPISEQDSDPKVRCTCDAEEESDDYSNYPTLKLGEERTVPATESSSYLHLDKSDTLRRSFTDQRKEWKEPPLGKPYDSHRNSNAVDTDSENTVSPAISLASLSETESDREIARKRYDRKPSEATNNAVASAVPRAVTKLKSIESESSSDERGGQRSRDRSRKYSPPVYKDKKPPSVTDLNLNPMERVDTMEQLKVCDPFFQEKNRVSRSSSNASSGIGSVPVSSSETNSIDSPRGVRSRLSSRTSLDRASSGYASPRESFSNSTLRPVHLAVSARSSVSSDRTSTDRTSSGYASSRDSYENPDRLRPEDYSKAHAQMRLSGRGRRSDEPYQLDPSSSEVDDLETEGSSYNPKVFEEIMALQQEMGVNLDGSDSSRESLKEMEKLTNSELLKYAPRMSPTKYKLDLYSDEEKDQRCTKLMAEYKTNKSLQDVKARPGSQIYRSWDL